One Triticum dicoccoides isolate Atlit2015 ecotype Zavitan chromosome 5B, WEW_v2.0, whole genome shotgun sequence genomic window carries:
- the LOC119308828 gene encoding iron-sulfur assembly protein IscA-like 2, mitochondrial produces MASVRPPLRRLALLLNSRIRANNRFLASASTSTSTSSYPTAAAAGATTTETPAPEGPEVVSMTDNCVRRLKELHTKQPSAKGNMLRLSVEAGGCSGFQYTFSLDSKENADDRVFEKNGVKLVVDNVSYDFVKGSTVDYVEELISSAFVVSTNPSAVGGCSCKSSFMVK; encoded by the exons ATGGCCTCGGTTAGGCCCCCTCTCCGCCGCCTCGCGCTACTGCTTAACAGCCGCATCCGCGCCAACAACCGCTTCctcgcctccgcctccacctccacctccacgtcCTCCTACCCCACCGCCGCGGCAGCCGGCGCCACCACCACTGAGACGCCGGCGCCGGAGGGGCCGGAGGTCGTCAGCATGACGGATAACTGCGTCCGT AGGCTCAAAGAGTTACATACTAAACAACCATCTGCTAAGGGCAACATGTTGCGCTTGAGCGTTGAAGCTGGTGGTTGTTCTGGATTCCAGTACACCTTCTCACTGGATAGCAAGGAAAATGCTGATGATAG GGTCTTCGAGAAGAATGGCGTTAAGTTGGTTGTCGACAATGTCTCATATGACTTTGTGAAAGGTTCAACAGTCGATTATGTAGAGGAATTGATAAGCTCAGCATTTGTG GTTTCAACCAATCCAAGTGCTGTTGGAGGCTGCAGCTGCAAGAGTTCCTTCATGGTTAAATAA